The genomic segment GACGACGACTATCTCGTCAGTCATCGCTCTCCACGTAGGGGAGCGAGTCCACCGTGTCGCGGACCGCCTGCCGGTTCGACTTCATCAGCGCGGTGGTGTCCCACACGCCGTCGACGAGCGCTTTCCGCTGGGCGTCGTCCACGGTCACGTCGACGGTCTTCCCGCCGTAGGTGACCGTCTCGGCTTCCACGTCGACCTCGATGTCGCCGTCGGGGTTCTCCTCGACCCACGACTGCAGTTCCGAGATGGTCTCGTGGTCGGCGGTGACCGTCGGGATACCGAGGGCGAGGCAGTTGCCCGCGAAGATCTCGGCGAACGACTCGCCGACGATGGCGTCGATTCCCCAGCGCATCAGCGCCTGCGGGGCGTGTTCGCGCGAGGACCCGCAGCCGAAGTTCGCGTTGACCACCATCACCGAGGAGTCCTTGAACCGGTCCTCGTTCATCGGGTGGTCCTTGGGTTCGTCGTCGTCGTCGAACCGCAGGTCGAAGAAGGCGAACTGACCCAGTCCGTCGAAGGTGACCACCTTCATGAACCGGGCCGGGATTATCTGGTCGGTGTCGATGTCGTTCCCGCGGATGGGGATGCCCGTCCCCGAGACGTAGTCGACTTCGGGTATCTCCGTCGTCACGCCAGGTTCACCTCCTTCATCTCGCGCACGTCGCTCACTTCCCCGTTGACGGCCGCGGCGGCCACCATCCGGGGGTTCATCAGCACGGTGCGGCCGTCCTTCGACCCCTGCCGGCCGACGAAGTTGCGGTTCGACGAGGACGCGCAGGCCTCGTCTCCCTCCAGTTGGTCCTCGTTCATGCCGAGACACATCGAACAGCCGGCGTTGCGCCACTCGAAGCCGGCGTCCTCGAAGAGGTCCTTCAGGCCCTCCTCCTCGGCGGCCTTCTGGACGCGCTGGCTGCCGGGGACGACCATCGCGCGCACGTCGTCGTGGACCTGTCGGCCCTTCACGACGCGCGCGGCGCGGCGCAGGTCCGCGAGGCGCGCGTTCGTGCACGACCCGAGGAACGCCACGTCGATGGGGTAGCCCTGCATCGTCTCGCCGGGCGTCACGCGCATGTGTTCCTGTGCGCGCCGCGCGGTGTCGCGCTTGTCCGCCGGCAGGTCCTCGGGTGCCGGAATCGGTTCCGTGATGCCGACGCCCTGTCCGGGCGTGGTGCCCCACGTGACGACCGGTTCGAGTTCGTCGCCGTCGATGGTGACCACGTCGTCGTACTCGGCGTCCTCGTCGGAGCGGACGGACTCCCAGTACGGCTTCAGTCGCTCGAACTTCTCGGGGTCGTCGGCGAACTCGTCCGTCTCCGCCAACCACTCGTACGTCGTCTCGTCGGGGTTGACGTAGCCCGCGCGGGCCCCGCCCTCGATGGACATGTTGCAGATGGACATCCGGCCCTCCATGTCGAGGCTCTCGATGGCCCCGCCGGCGTACTCGTAGACGTAGCCGACGCCGCCGTCGGTGCCGAGCCGTCGGATTATCTCGAGGATGACGTCCTTCGCCTCGACGGCGTCGCCGAGTTCGCCCGTCACCTCTATCTTGCGGACCTGCTGCTTCTCCATGGCGATGCATCCGGTCGCCAGCACGTCGCGAATCTGCGAGGTGCCGATACCGAACGCGAGTGCGCCGAACGCGCCGTGCGTCGAGGTGTGGCTGTCGCCGCAGACGATGGTCATCCCGGGCTGGGTGATTCCCTGCTCGGGCCCGATGACGTGGACGATGCCCTGGTCGCCCGTCGTCGGGTCGTCGAACTCGATGCCCGCGTCGCGGACGTTCTGCTCCAACTCGGCCATCATCTCTTCGGCGGCGTCGTCGGCGTACGGCCGTGACTGGTCCGCCGTCGGGACGATGTGGTCCACCGTCGCGTGCGTCCGTTCGGGGAACGCCACCTCCATGTCGCGTTCGCG from the Halogeometricum rufum genome contains:
- the leuD gene encoding 3-isopropylmalate dehydratase small subunit, with translation MTTEIPEVDYVSGTGIPIRGNDIDTDQIIPARFMKVVTFDGLGQFAFFDLRFDDDDEPKDHPMNEDRFKDSSVMVVNANFGCGSSREHAPQALMRWGIDAIVGESFAEIFAGNCLALGIPTVTADHETISELQSWVEENPDGDIEVDVEAETVTYGGKTVDVTVDDAQRKALVDGVWDTTALMKSNRQAVRDTVDSLPYVESDD
- the leuC gene encoding 3-isopropylmalate dehydratase large subunit; translation: MSEGTLYDKVWDNHAVTTLPTGQTQLFVGLHLIHEVTSPQAFGMLRERDMEVAFPERTHATVDHIVPTADQSRPYADDAAEEMMAELEQNVRDAGIEFDDPTTGDQGIVHVIGPEQGITQPGMTIVCGDSHTSTHGAFGALAFGIGTSQIRDVLATGCIAMEKQQVRKIEVTGELGDAVEAKDVILEIIRRLGTDGGVGYVYEYAGGAIESLDMEGRMSICNMSIEGGARAGYVNPDETTYEWLAETDEFADDPEKFERLKPYWESVRSDEDAEYDDVVTIDGDELEPVVTWGTTPGQGVGITEPIPAPEDLPADKRDTARRAQEHMRVTPGETMQGYPIDVAFLGSCTNARLADLRRAARVVKGRQVHDDVRAMVVPGSQRVQKAAEEEGLKDLFEDAGFEWRNAGCSMCLGMNEDQLEGDEACASSSNRNFVGRQGSKDGRTVLMNPRMVAAAAVNGEVSDVREMKEVNLA